The following are from one region of the Georgenia sp. M64 genome:
- a CDS encoding GNAT family N-acetyltransferase, whose protein sequence is MWTVRGSLSVRAYYAVAPTQLNRADGLSRSMSAGYTSVPAYLVARLAVDLELQGRGLGAELLLDALELVVEAAELGGGRLVVVDAIDEMARAFYEHHGFTRIGGSDRLVIKVATVADVLRRSKRL, encoded by the coding sequence GTGTGGACCGTGCGGGGAAGCCTGTCGGTCAGGGCCTACTACGCCGTCGCTCCCACGCAGCTGAACCGGGCGGACGGACTCTCGCGGTCGATGTCGGCGGGGTACACCTCTGTGCCGGCGTACCTGGTTGCCAGGCTGGCCGTCGACCTGGAGCTCCAGGGTCGAGGCCTTGGTGCCGAGCTCCTCCTCGACGCTCTCGAGCTGGTCGTCGAGGCCGCCGAGCTCGGCGGCGGCAGGCTGGTCGTCGTGGACGCGATCGACGAGATGGCGCGTGCCTTCTACGAGCACCACGGCTTCACGCGAATCGGCGGAAGTGATCGGCTCGTCATCAAGGTGGCGACGGTTGCCGACGTGCTCCGGCGCTCGAAGAGGTTGTGA
- a CDS encoding mandelate racemase/muconate lactonizing enzyme family protein, translating into MRIVDIRERTLPISSPIRNAYIDFSTMTLSLVAVVTDVVRDGRPVVGYGFNSNGRYGQGALLRERFIPRVLAADPASLVDDDGTNLDPHRIWATAMTNEKPGGHGERSVAVGTLDMAVWDAVAKIADRPLHHLLAERYGSGTADPRVFVYAAGGYYYPGKDVSALQDEMRGYLDRGYRVVKMKIGGAGLGEDVRRIEAALDVLGPGRQLAVDANGRFDRDTALAYADALSAYDPFWYEEPGDPLDYALNAAVAERYAGPLATGENLFSAQDAANLLRYGGMRPDRDWLQLDCALSYGLVEYLRVLDVVGEHGWSASRCIPHGGHQMSLAIAAGLGLGGNESYPDLFQPFGGFPDGVAVVDGYVTLPDLPGIGFEGKKDLIEVMRSLA; encoded by the coding sequence ATGCGCATCGTCGACATCCGGGAGCGGACGCTCCCCATCAGCTCGCCCATCCGCAACGCCTACATCGACTTCTCGACGATGACGCTGAGCCTGGTCGCCGTCGTCACCGACGTGGTGCGCGACGGCCGGCCGGTGGTCGGGTACGGCTTCAACTCCAACGGCCGTTACGGCCAGGGCGCGCTCCTGCGGGAGCGGTTCATCCCGCGCGTCCTCGCCGCGGACCCGGCGTCCCTGGTCGACGACGACGGCACGAACCTCGACCCGCACCGCATCTGGGCGACGGCGATGACGAACGAGAAGCCCGGCGGGCACGGCGAGCGCTCGGTCGCCGTCGGCACGCTCGACATGGCGGTGTGGGACGCCGTCGCCAAGATCGCCGACCGGCCGCTGCACCACCTGCTGGCCGAGCGGTACGGCAGCGGGACCGCGGACCCGCGGGTGTTCGTCTACGCCGCGGGCGGCTACTACTACCCGGGCAAGGACGTCTCGGCGCTCCAGGACGAGATGCGCGGCTACCTCGACCGCGGGTACCGCGTGGTGAAGATGAAGATCGGCGGCGCCGGGCTGGGCGAGGACGTGCGCCGGATCGAGGCGGCCCTCGACGTGCTCGGCCCGGGCCGGCAGCTCGCCGTCGACGCCAACGGCCGCTTCGACCGCGACACCGCCCTCGCCTACGCCGACGCCCTGAGCGCCTACGACCCCTTCTGGTACGAGGAGCCCGGCGACCCCCTCGACTACGCCCTCAACGCCGCCGTCGCCGAGCGCTACGCCGGGCCGCTCGCCACCGGCGAGAACCTCTTCTCCGCCCAGGACGCGGCCAACCTGCTGCGTTACGGCGGGATGCGCCCGGACCGTGACTGGCTCCAGCTCGACTGCGCCCTGTCCTACGGGCTCGTGGAGTACCTGCGGGTCCTCGACGTCGTCGGCGAGCACGGCTGGTCCGCGAGCCGGTGCATCCCGCACGGCGGCCACCAGATGTCGCTCGCGATCGCCGCGGGGCTCGGGCTCGGCGGCAACGAGTCCTACCCGGACCTCTTCCAGCCCTTCGGGGGCTTCCCCGACGGCGTCGCCGTGGTCGACGGCTACGTCACCCTGCCGGACCTGCCAGGCATCGGGTTCGAGGGCAAGAAGGACCTCATCGAGGTCATGCGCTCCCTCGCGTAG
- a CDS encoding AEC family transporter codes for MGGILTGFAILLVLVTIGYLAARRGTLPPGSQEVLAKVAFTYASPALLFTTLLDAPVETVLSLLLVGVALSSTIVALVFVVVARWWGRRTGELVIGGLASSYVNGANLGIPIAFYVLGDASYVAPVLLFQLVLAAPVALAVLDIVADRADRADRADRADRADRADRVDRADRPDLADRPRAASQGDADRRVGAAGADHPDRRARLARWTRPLRNPLIVASLLGLAANLLSLDLPDWVTEPVSLLAGAAVPLTLLVFGMSLRGMRLGVADFSRDVLLATALKVAVHPAVAFGVGSLLGLSGRELLALTVIAALPAAQNIYVYAVNYDESRGLARSTVLLTTVLALPAIVVVSVLLG; via the coding sequence GTGGGCGGGATCCTCACGGGCTTCGCGATCCTGCTGGTCCTCGTCACGATCGGATACCTCGCGGCCCGGCGGGGCACGCTCCCGCCCGGGAGCCAGGAGGTGCTGGCGAAGGTCGCGTTCACCTACGCCTCGCCGGCGCTGCTGTTCACCACGCTCCTCGACGCGCCCGTCGAGACGGTGCTCTCGCTCCTGCTCGTCGGGGTGGCGCTCTCGAGCACGATCGTGGCCCTGGTGTTCGTGGTCGTCGCCCGGTGGTGGGGGCGTCGCACCGGTGAGCTGGTCATCGGCGGCCTGGCGTCGTCGTACGTCAACGGCGCCAACCTCGGCATCCCGATCGCGTTCTACGTGCTCGGGGACGCCTCCTACGTCGCACCCGTCCTGCTCTTCCAGCTCGTCCTCGCCGCGCCCGTCGCCCTGGCCGTGCTCGACATCGTCGCTGACCGGGCTGACCGGGCTGACCGGGCTGACCGGGCTGACCGGGCTGACCGGGCTGACCGGGTGGACCGGGCCGATCGTCCGGACCTGGCAGACCGGCCGCGCGCCGCGAGCCAGGGCGACGCCGACCGTCGCGTGGGCGCTGCCGGCGCCGACCACCCCGACCGCCGCGCCCGCCTGGCACGGTGGACCAGGCCGCTGCGCAACCCCCTCATCGTCGCGTCGCTGCTCGGCCTGGCCGCGAACCTGCTGAGCCTGGACCTGCCCGACTGGGTGACCGAGCCCGTGTCGCTGCTGGCCGGGGCCGCGGTCCCGCTCACCCTCCTCGTCTTCGGGATGTCGCTGCGGGGCATGCGCCTGGGCGTGGCGGACTTCTCCCGCGACGTCCTGCTCGCGACCGCGCTCAAGGTCGCCGTCCACCCGGCCGTGGCCTTCGGCGTCGGGAGCCTGCTCGGTCTCTCCGGTCGTGAGCTCCTCGCCCTCACCGTCATCGCGGCGCTGCCCGCCGCCCAGAACATCTACGTCTACGCCGTCAACTACGACGAGTCGCGCGGCCTGGCCCGCAGCACCGTGCTGCTCACGACGGTCCTCGCCTTGCCGGCGATCGTCGTCGTCTCGGTCCTCCTCGGCTGA
- a CDS encoding DUF1778 domain-containing protein, whose protein sequence is MATKSKRLEMRVDEETSALLSRAASLSREPVSTFVTRAARAEAGRVLARADVTLMPAEQFDALMETLERADQAPALARAAARRRRFDRA, encoded by the coding sequence ATGGCGACGAAGAGCAAGCGGCTGGAGATGCGCGTCGACGAGGAGACGAGCGCGCTGCTCAGTCGCGCCGCCTCGCTGTCGCGCGAGCCGGTGTCGACCTTCGTGACGCGGGCCGCCCGTGCGGAGGCGGGCCGGGTGCTTGCCCGGGCGGACGTCACGCTCATGCCGGCCGAGCAGTTCGACGCCTTGATGGAGACTCTGGAGCGCGCTGATCAGGCACCCGCCCTGGCACGGGCGGCAGCACGGCGTCGTCGGTTCGACCGTGCATGA
- a CDS encoding protein-tyrosine phosphatase family protein: MLALPSGRLVRGRSLRALPPGPPPQFALYLAARPVAPAQWESRWLRWPDFRLPADPGAVADALREAWQRAATERVEIACAGGLGRTGTALACLAVLDGVPPGEAVAFVRERYARRAVETAGQRRFVRRFGGLATNDPSVAE; this comes from the coding sequence GTGCTTGCCCTGCCGTCGGGCAGGCTCGTCCGGGGCCGGTCGTTGCGCGCGCTGCCGCCCGGCCCGCCGCCTCAGTTCGCGCTCTACCTCGCCGCGCGACCGGTCGCGCCCGCGCAGTGGGAGAGCCGGTGGCTGCGCTGGCCCGACTTCCGGCTTCCCGCCGATCCCGGAGCGGTGGCGGACGCCCTGCGCGAGGCGTGGCAGCGGGCAGCCACGGAGCGCGTGGAGATCGCGTGCGCCGGCGGCCTCGGGCGCACCGGTACCGCCCTGGCCTGCCTGGCAGTCCTCGACGGCGTCCCGCCGGGCGAGGCCGTCGCCTTCGTGCGGGAGCGCTACGCCCGCCGCGCCGTCGAGACAGCCGGGCAGCGGCGGTTCGTGCGCCGCTTCGGCGGTCTCGCCACGAACGATCCCTCTGTTGCCGAATGA
- a CDS encoding pectate lyase produces the protein MQVRRTTRTLLPLVAATSAIVLGLGAPASAEKPDERGDNGTFGVGQPRGDLGRAVLGENDGWAAAEGGTTGGAAATEENVFHVDTWAELQAALGGSGARDNDTAKIIYVEGELNAFERADGTLTTCETFEEATGFSQDAYIAAFDPQTWAYTVSEGEREALQDHQDEAASAQAAQTQQHIGSNTTLVGVGDDARIVGANLRIRDADNVIVRNLTVSDSTDCFPEWDPSDTGAGNWNSRYDNISVWTSTHVWIDHNTLDSGAIPPSQLDTVYGRPYEVHDGLLDLTHSSDLVTVSYNEFGEHDKTMLIGSSDGRTQDRGTLRVTLHHNHWTDIGQRAPRVRYGQVHVYNNLYTQTTSEGFSYYWGVGRESQIVAENNYVELAEGSDPADIIALWTDLSRGEAMTETGTMIDGSWVSALELYNADAEAEDRIPSPASWDPTLHGRIEPTPAVQAKVELQAGAGVLR, from the coding sequence ATGCAGGTACGACGCACCACCAGAACGCTGCTGCCCCTCGTGGCGGCGACGTCGGCCATCGTCCTGGGCCTCGGCGCCCCGGCGTCGGCCGAGAAGCCCGACGAGCGGGGCGACAACGGCACCTTCGGGGTCGGTCAACCGCGCGGGGACCTCGGTCGGGCGGTCCTCGGCGAGAACGACGGCTGGGCGGCCGCGGAGGGCGGCACCACGGGCGGCGCGGCCGCCACCGAGGAGAACGTCTTCCACGTCGACACCTGGGCCGAGCTCCAGGCGGCCCTCGGTGGCTCCGGTGCTCGGGACAACGACACCGCGAAGATCATCTACGTCGAGGGCGAGCTCAACGCCTTCGAGCGCGCGGACGGCACGCTCACCACCTGCGAGACGTTCGAGGAGGCGACCGGCTTCAGCCAGGACGCGTACATCGCCGCGTTCGACCCGCAGACCTGGGCCTACACCGTCAGCGAGGGGGAGCGCGAGGCGCTCCAGGACCACCAGGACGAGGCCGCGAGCGCCCAGGCGGCCCAGACCCAGCAGCACATCGGCTCGAACACCACCCTCGTGGGGGTCGGCGACGACGCCCGGATCGTCGGGGCGAACCTGCGGATCCGCGACGCCGACAACGTCATCGTCCGCAACCTCACGGTCTCGGACTCGACCGACTGCTTCCCCGAGTGGGACCCGAGCGACACCGGCGCCGGCAACTGGAACTCGCGCTACGACAACATCTCGGTCTGGACGTCCACGCACGTGTGGATCGACCACAACACCCTCGACTCGGGCGCGATCCCGCCGTCGCAGCTGGACACGGTCTACGGCCGGCCCTACGAGGTGCACGACGGCCTGCTCGACCTCACCCACAGCTCGGACCTGGTCACGGTCTCGTACAACGAGTTCGGCGAGCACGACAAGACCATGCTCATCGGCTCCTCCGACGGACGCACCCAGGACCGCGGCACCCTGCGCGTGACCCTGCACCACAACCACTGGACCGACATCGGCCAGCGCGCCCCGCGCGTGCGCTACGGGCAGGTGCACGTCTACAACAACCTCTACACGCAGACCACGTCGGAGGGCTTCAGCTACTACTGGGGCGTCGGGCGCGAGTCGCAGATCGTCGCCGAGAACAACTACGTCGAGCTCGCCGAGGGCTCCGACCCCGCGGACATCATCGCGCTGTGGACCGACCTGTCCCGCGGCGAGGCGATGACGGAGACCGGCACCATGATCGACGGCAGCTGGGTCTCCGCGCTCGAGCTGTACAACGCCGACGCCGAGGCCGAGGACCGGATCCCCTCCCCGGCGAGCTGGGACCCCACGCTCCACGGCCGGATCGAGCCGACGCCGGCCGTCCAGGCCAAGGTCGAGCTCCAGGCCGGCGCGGGCGTGCTGCGATGA
- a CDS encoding TA system VapC family ribonuclease toxin yields the protein MSPCLLDANVLIALVVAEHEHHDRAGHWLASVPTFAVCPVVEGALVRFVLRMGESTATATALLERITAHPRCLFWPDDISYKDVALTGLQGHRQVTDAYLAELAAAHGGKLATFDRALAALRPETTLVIP from the coding sequence GTGAGCCCCTGTCTCCTCGACGCCAACGTGCTCATCGCCCTGGTGGTCGCGGAGCACGAGCACCACGACCGGGCCGGCCACTGGCTCGCGAGCGTTCCCACCTTCGCCGTGTGCCCGGTGGTCGAGGGCGCACTGGTCCGCTTCGTGCTGCGGATGGGCGAGAGCACCGCCACCGCCACAGCCCTGCTCGAGCGGATCACCGCGCACCCGCGGTGTCTCTTCTGGCCCGACGACATCTCGTACAAGGATGTTGCTCTGACCGGCCTGCAGGGCCACCGCCAGGTCACCGACGCCTATCTCGCCGAGCTCGCCGCCGCCCATGGCGGAAAGCTGGCCACCTTCGACCGGGCACTGGCCGCCCTGCGCCCTGAGACCACCCTCGTCATCCCCTGA
- the uxaC gene encoding glucuronate isomerase — translation MTEHWTLHPDRALPAGELRPIAREIYSHTAPLPLVSMHGHVDAAVFAEDQAFPDPAQLLVVPDHYLVRMLVSQGMTVADMGVRPVTADPGVTVETDARTIWKRFCDHWHLFRGTPTRYWLEHELVEVFGVTQRPSAETADALFDELSERIASPAFRPRALFERFNLEILATTDPATSELPHHAALADEGWGDRIVPTFRPDPLLHVTRPDWTGLVDELSAVSGVDASDYAGYLAALRQRRRAFVAAGARATDHGHLSADTTELSAEEAARMFAAARRGDATDAEAQAFSGHMLFEMARMSTEDGLVMQLHPGSLRDHDAAVAATFGPDKGYDIPVSTEYTRSLRPVLEAFGHHPSFGLIVFTLDETTFSRELAPLAGVYPAMRLGAPWWFLDSPDGMRRYREAVTETAGFYNTTGFVDDTRAYASIPARHDLARRIDAGYLARLVAEHRIDLDEAVETAVDLAYHLPKAAYPALR, via the coding sequence ATGACCGAGCACTGGACCCTGCACCCCGACCGAGCCCTGCCCGCCGGCGAGCTGAGGCCGATCGCGCGGGAGATCTACAGCCACACGGCGCCCCTGCCGCTCGTGTCCATGCACGGGCACGTCGACGCCGCCGTCTTCGCCGAGGACCAGGCGTTCCCCGACCCCGCACAGCTTCTCGTCGTCCCGGACCACTACCTCGTGCGCATGCTCGTCTCGCAGGGCATGACGGTGGCCGACATGGGCGTCCGGCCGGTGACGGCGGACCCGGGAGTCACGGTCGAGACGGACGCCCGCACGATCTGGAAGCGCTTCTGCGATCACTGGCACCTCTTCCGCGGCACGCCGACGCGGTACTGGCTCGAGCACGAGCTCGTCGAGGTCTTCGGGGTGACGCAGCGCCCCTCCGCCGAGACCGCCGACGCGCTCTTCGACGAGCTGAGCGAGCGCATCGCCAGCCCGGCGTTCCGGCCGCGCGCGCTGTTCGAGCGGTTCAACCTCGAGATCCTCGCGACGACGGACCCGGCCACCTCCGAGCTGCCGCACCACGCGGCGCTCGCCGACGAGGGCTGGGGCGACCGGATCGTCCCCACGTTCCGGCCCGACCCGCTGCTGCACGTGACCCGGCCGGACTGGACCGGGCTCGTCGACGAGCTCAGCGCCGTCTCCGGCGTCGACGCCTCGGACTACGCCGGCTACCTCGCCGCCCTGCGCCAGCGCCGGCGGGCGTTCGTCGCCGCCGGTGCCCGCGCCACCGACCACGGCCACCTCTCGGCCGACACCACCGAGCTGTCGGCGGAGGAGGCTGCGCGGATGTTCGCCGCGGCACGCCGCGGGGACGCCACCGACGCCGAGGCCCAGGCCTTCAGCGGGCACATGCTCTTCGAGATGGCGCGGATGTCCACCGAGGACGGCCTGGTCATGCAGCTCCACCCCGGCTCGCTGCGCGACCACGACGCCGCCGTCGCCGCCACGTTCGGCCCCGACAAGGGCTATGACATCCCGGTTTCGACCGAGTACACGCGGTCGCTGCGGCCGGTGCTCGAGGCGTTCGGGCACCACCCGAGCTTCGGGCTCATCGTCTTCACCCTCGACGAGACGACGTTCTCGCGCGAGCTCGCCCCGCTGGCCGGGGTCTACCCGGCGATGCGGCTCGGGGCGCCGTGGTGGTTCCTCGACTCCCCCGACGGCATGCGCCGCTACCGCGAGGCCGTGACCGAGACGGCCGGGTTCTACAACACGACAGGGTTCGTCGACGACACCCGCGCCTACGCCTCCATCCCCGCCAGGCACGACCTCGCCCGGCGCATCGACGCCGGCTACCTCGCCCGGCTCGTCGCCGAGCACCGGATCGACCTCGACGAGGCCGTCGAGACTGCCGTCGACCTCGCGTACCACCTGCCGAAGGCGGCGTACCCGGCGCTGCGGTGA
- a CDS encoding acetylesterase, producing MTPDAHHRGVLVTMTARPSAIGGYEDWPAWLTGRRLLDGDALTTRLAAALGVPAPGPAPVVRTVREWDRDGVTVAELEWSTGVGPPTRAWTVRPARADGPLPGVLLLHCHAGVKSVGAERLVRTPEPTAVAEQLRRDLYEGRAFAEDLARRGFVVLAHDTFGWGSRRFVLDPPPASIAAQGSLAVAALAGADAPTDPDRAGAATAVAEAGQPDDAAYDVAAGLHEHVVAKAAGLLGTSFAGMVAHDDLVAASVLRALPGVDPARTGAAGFSGGGGRAATLAALDPQVRASAVVAMMTTTAALFPAFADAHSWLLATPGLLHRTGLPEIAAARGAHDLLVLSFDGDELFPPDGVRAAHAELRERFPGAAGSLEEAILPGGHVFSVGAQERVGAFLERSLAG from the coding sequence GTGACGCCCGACGCCCACCACCGAGGAGTGCTCGTGACGATGACGGCCAGGCCGAGCGCGATCGGCGGCTACGAGGACTGGCCGGCCTGGCTCACCGGCCGGCGGCTGCTCGACGGCGACGCCCTCACCACCCGCCTCGCCGCCGCTCTCGGTGTCCCCGCGCCCGGTCCCGCTCCGGTGGTGCGCACCGTGCGGGAGTGGGACCGCGACGGCGTGACGGTCGCCGAGCTCGAGTGGTCCACCGGCGTCGGCCCACCCACCCGCGCCTGGACCGTCCGGCCGGCCCGCGCGGACGGGCCCCTGCCCGGCGTCCTGCTCCTCCACTGCCACGCGGGCGTGAAGTCGGTCGGCGCGGAACGGCTGGTCCGGACGCCCGAACCCACCGCCGTCGCCGAGCAGCTCCGCCGCGACCTCTACGAGGGCCGGGCGTTCGCCGAGGACCTCGCCCGGCGCGGGTTCGTCGTGCTCGCCCACGACACCTTCGGGTGGGGCTCGCGGCGCTTCGTCCTCGACCCGCCGCCGGCCAGCATCGCCGCGCAGGGCTCCCTGGCTGTGGCGGCCCTCGCCGGGGCGGACGCCCCGACCGACCCCGACCGCGCCGGTGCCGCGACCGCGGTGGCCGAGGCTGGTCAGCCCGACGACGCGGCCTACGACGTCGCCGCGGGCCTCCACGAGCACGTCGTCGCCAAGGCCGCGGGCCTCCTCGGGACCTCGTTCGCGGGCATGGTGGCCCACGACGACCTCGTCGCCGCATCAGTCCTGCGCGCCCTGCCGGGCGTCGACCCGGCGCGCACGGGCGCGGCCGGCTTCTCCGGCGGCGGGGGCCGCGCCGCCACGCTTGCGGCGCTTGACCCGCAGGTCCGCGCGAGCGCCGTCGTCGCCATGATGACGACGACGGCGGCCCTGTTCCCGGCCTTCGCGGACGCCCACTCGTGGCTGCTGGCCACGCCTGGCCTGCTGCACCGCACGGGGCTGCCGGAGATCGCTGCCGCGCGGGGCGCGCACGACCTGCTCGTGCTGTCCTTCGACGGCGACGAGCTCTTCCCGCCCGACGGCGTCCGCGCCGCCCACGCCGAGCTGCGGGAGCGGTTCCCGGGGGCGGCCGGCTCACTCGAGGAGGCGATCCTCCCCGGCGGTCACGTGTTCAGCGTGGGTGCGCAGGAGCGCGTCGGCGCGTTCCTCGAGCGCTCCCTCGCCGGCTGA
- a CDS encoding mannitol dehydrogenase family protein yields the protein MTARLNLTTLDRLPAAVARPAVDPREVSVGAVHLGVGAFHRAHQAVYTEDAMAAAGETTWGIHAVTQRSPRVAEQLAPQDGLYGVLTKGLDHGGAPTASMRVIGALRDVSFPGEQTGAVLDRLAAPTTHVVTLTVTEKGYRRAGGRLDLADDDVRADLAALSAELRTGRAEDAAARSAIGMLARGLARRALHDAGPMTVVICDNIVHNGAMLEGLVADFHTAADAPRAEEVAAWVRTHVTFPSTMVDRIVPATTAEHRAEAQAISGVEDHGLVVAEPFTQWVIEDRFAGPRPAWERAGATLTDDVAPYEDAKLRILNGSHSYLAYRGAVLGHRTIAEAVGDPRLLADVTAFIDDDVIPTLAAPPGLDLSAYRDSVLERFANPATGHTTIQVAMDGSQKLPVRLLGTATDRLAGGAVPHQVARAVASWMVFVSRTADGDLVLDDPLAGRLQAAASGDSGASGGRADGTASGSAGGAGGSAGGAASSGLADRLLDLGEIFPADLAGDDAFRAAVREQVADLQAERVGSARRP from the coding sequence ATGACCGCGCGACTGAACCTCACCACCCTCGACCGGCTGCCCGCGGCGGTCGCCCGCCCCGCCGTCGACCCGCGGGAGGTCAGCGTCGGTGCCGTCCACCTCGGGGTCGGTGCCTTCCACCGTGCCCACCAGGCCGTCTACACCGAGGACGCCATGGCTGCCGCGGGTGAGACCACCTGGGGCATCCACGCCGTCACCCAGCGCTCGCCCCGGGTGGCGGAGCAGCTCGCCCCCCAGGACGGGCTCTACGGGGTGCTCACCAAGGGCCTCGACCACGGCGGCGCCCCGACGGCGTCCATGCGGGTCATCGGTGCGCTGCGCGACGTCTCCTTCCCGGGGGAGCAGACCGGCGCCGTCCTCGACCGGCTCGCCGCCCCGACGACGCACGTCGTCACCCTGACCGTCACCGAGAAGGGCTACCGGCGTGCCGGGGGCCGGCTCGACCTGGCCGACGACGACGTCCGCGCCGACCTCGCCGCCCTGTCCGCCGAGCTGCGCACCGGGCGGGCCGAGGACGCCGCCGCTCGCTCGGCCATCGGGATGCTCGCCCGGGGTCTGGCCCGCCGGGCGCTGCACGACGCCGGGCCGATGACCGTGGTCATCTGCGACAACATCGTCCACAACGGCGCCATGCTCGAGGGCCTCGTGGCCGACTTCCACACGGCCGCCGACGCCCCGCGCGCCGAGGAGGTCGCCGCCTGGGTGCGGACCCACGTCACTTTTCCCTCCACGATGGTCGACCGGATCGTGCCGGCCACCACCGCCGAGCACCGCGCCGAGGCGCAGGCGATCTCCGGGGTCGAGGACCACGGCCTGGTCGTGGCCGAGCCGTTCACCCAGTGGGTGATCGAGGACCGCTTCGCCGGCCCCCGGCCGGCGTGGGAGCGGGCCGGGGCGACGCTCACCGACGACGTCGCCCCCTACGAGGACGCGAAGCTGCGCATCCTCAACGGCTCGCACTCCTACCTCGCCTACCGCGGCGCCGTGCTCGGCCACCGGACCATCGCCGAGGCGGTCGGCGACCCGCGGCTCCTCGCCGACGTCACCGCGTTCATCGACGACGACGTCATCCCCACGCTCGCCGCGCCGCCCGGGCTCGACCTGTCCGCCTACCGCGACTCGGTGCTCGAGCGCTTCGCCAACCCGGCCACGGGGCACACGACTATCCAGGTGGCGATGGACGGCTCGCAGAAGCTCCCCGTGCGCCTCCTCGGCACCGCGACCGACCGGCTCGCCGGCGGCGCCGTGCCGCACCAGGTGGCCAGGGCGGTGGCGTCGTGGATGGTGTTCGTGAGTCGGACCGCCGACGGCGACCTCGTGCTCGACGACCCGCTCGCCGGCCGGCTGCAGGCTGCGGCGTCGGGTGACTCCGGCGCAAGTGGTGGCCGTGCCGACGGGACCGCGAGTGGCTCTGCTGGTGGGGCAGGTGGCTCGGCCGGTGGCGCTGCGAGCAGTGGCCTCGCGGACCGGTTGCTCGACCTGGGCGAGATCTTCCCGGCCGACCTCGCCGGCGACGACGCCTTCCGCGCCGCCGTGCGCGAGCAGGTGGCCGATCTCCAGGCGGAGCGGGTGGGCAGCGCACGCCGGCCCTGA
- a CDS encoding pectinesterase family protein, producing MRRLLVTAAAVSAGLLAAPASAATPAHDARPVLDATPALDAAAAGTTIVVAQDGSGDVTTVQAAVDAAPAGSTEGVEIVIQPGVYREVVKVGRDKPNLSFVGATGDPADVVITYDNAAGTPKPDGSGTYGTTGSATVTLAGAGFTAESVTFENAFDEQAHPEITNRQSVAVKTTADRMVFDDVRFLGNQDTLYLDSPNATTPARVYVHDSWIEGDVDFIFGRATAVIEDSTIKALRRDSDPSGYIVAPSTSSADWLGFLITDSRLISNAGPDSYFLGRPWRPSSYPTAEPQVVVRDSFLGNHIKDDPWTSMSGKDWADGRALEYRNWGPGAEINADRPQLDDEAAASYEVADYLAGDDGWDPTTGR from the coding sequence ATGAGGCGCCTCCTCGTCACCGCCGCCGCGGTGAGCGCCGGCCTCCTGGCCGCGCCCGCATCGGCCGCCACGCCGGCCCACGACGCGAGGCCGGTCCTCGACGCCACGCCGGCCCTCGACGCCGCCGCAGCAGGGACGACCATCGTCGTCGCCCAGGACGGCAGCGGTGACGTCACCACGGTGCAGGCCGCGGTCGACGCCGCACCTGCCGGCTCCACCGAGGGCGTCGAGATCGTCATCCAGCCGGGCGTCTACCGCGAGGTCGTCAAGGTCGGCCGCGACAAGCCGAACCTGTCGTTCGTCGGCGCCACCGGCGACCCCGCGGATGTCGTCATCACCTACGACAACGCCGCGGGCACGCCCAAGCCGGACGGCTCCGGCACCTACGGGACCACCGGCAGCGCCACCGTGACGCTCGCCGGCGCCGGCTTCACCGCCGAGTCCGTGACCTTCGAGAACGCCTTCGACGAGCAGGCCCACCCGGAGATCACCAACCGGCAGTCCGTCGCCGTCAAGACGACGGCCGACCGGATGGTCTTCGACGACGTCCGGTTCCTCGGCAACCAGGACACGCTCTACCTGGACTCGCCGAACGCGACCACACCGGCGCGGGTGTACGTCCACGACTCCTGGATCGAGGGCGACGTGGACTTCATCTTCGGCCGCGCGACCGCCGTCATCGAGGACTCGACGATCAAGGCGCTCCGGCGCGACAGCGACCCGAGCGGCTACATCGTCGCGCCCAGCACCTCCTCGGCGGACTGGCTCGGCTTCCTCATCACCGACAGCAGGCTGATCTCGAACGCCGGGCCCGACAGCTACTTCCTCGGCCGCCCGTGGCGCCCGAGCAGCTACCCGACGGCGGAGCCGCAGGTGGTCGTGCGCGACTCGTTCCTCGGCAACCACATCAAGGACGACCCGTGGACGTCGATGTCGGGCAAGGACTGGGCCGACGGGCGTGCCCTGGAGTACCGGAACTGGGGTCCCGGGGCCGAGATCAACGCCGACCGGCCGCAGCTCGACGACGAGGCGGCCGCCTCGTACGAGGTGGCGGACTACCTCGCCGGCGACGACGGGTGGGACCCGACGACCGGCCGCTGA